Proteins from a single region of Paenibacillus sp. BIHB 4019:
- a CDS encoding sugar phosphate nucleotidyltransferase, with product MKAVIMAGGKGTRFWPRSTTAKPKQFLSLTSGEATMLQETYSRFRSCLPEEDVYVAVSRNYLPFVREQLPQLSEDQLIIEPEQRDTAPCIALTASFFQKQGLNEVIVTAPSDQYIPDAAELMEALRAAEQAARDEGVVVTMGIVPTRAETGYGYIEAGEHEDGKYGPGIKTVKAFIEKPTLLRAEELITIPNMYWNSGIFIWKPSTIAGYMQLYQPDMWRVFELEGEQLAKAYVQLPKLSIDYALIEKLERLYTLPIAFTWDDVGVWTSLERIFGSDANGNILLGEIYPTSTSNSIVYAEGQRVLVIGVDNLIIVSTDEGLLICHKTQEQAVKQAIAAMDAEREGGMP from the coding sequence ATGAAGGCGGTCATTATGGCAGGGGGGAAAGGGACGCGCTTTTGGCCGAGAAGCACGACGGCAAAGCCGAAGCAGTTCCTTTCCTTAACATCCGGCGAGGCAACCATGCTGCAGGAAACGTACAGCCGTTTTCGCAGCTGCTTGCCGGAGGAGGATGTTTATGTAGCAGTAAGCCGCAATTATTTGCCGTTTGTTCGGGAGCAGCTGCCGCAGCTTAGCGAGGATCAGCTCATTATTGAGCCGGAGCAGCGGGATACAGCGCCTTGCATTGCGCTGACGGCGAGTTTTTTTCAGAAACAGGGATTAAATGAAGTCATTGTAACGGCTCCTTCGGATCAATACATTCCAGATGCTGCCGAACTGATGGAGGCGCTGCGGGCAGCGGAACAGGCAGCTCGGGATGAAGGCGTTGTCGTAACGATGGGGATTGTGCCAACAAGGGCAGAGACGGGATACGGCTATATTGAAGCGGGTGAGCATGAAGATGGCAAATATGGGCCAGGCATTAAGACGGTGAAAGCTTTTATCGAGAAGCCGACGCTCTTGCGGGCGGAGGAACTGATCACGATACCGAATATGTACTGGAACAGCGGCATTTTTATATGGAAGCCGTCGACTATTGCAGGTTACATGCAGCTTTACCAGCCAGATATGTGGCGTGTTTTTGAACTTGAAGGGGAGCAGCTCGCAAAAGCTTATGTGCAGCTGCCGAAGCTTTCTATTGATTATGCACTGATAGAAAAGCTGGAACGACTGTATACGCTGCCGATTGCTTTTACATGGGATGATGTTGGCGTGTGGACATCGCTTGAGCGCATTTTTGGGTCGGACGCCAATGGGAATATTTTGCTTGGAGAAATTTACCCGACCAGCACGAGCAATAGCATCGTTTACGCGGAGGGGCAGCGGGTACTAGTCATTGGCGTTGATAATCTGATCATTGTATCGACGGACGAAGGACTGCTGATTTGTCATAAAACACAGGAGCAGGCGGTTAAACAAGCGATAGCCGCGATGGATGCTGAGCGAGAGGGAGGCATGCCGTGA
- a CDS encoding GT-D fold domain-containing glycosyltransferase, which translates to MKTARRRKASSIPIKRRKRRAVSKRKNRSAKPDKPQAAKSPYQDGYQTGHQEGYSKGYEDGSKQAEEEKTDHLHGWELAEKAGYEKGLKIGRYEGGDAIIDEQLPETHVLPDTSVAQIIASGIAALGERVVHLLTAEQVAGRLLEALEQRKPLSVVRLGDGELLTLAQESVLPTEQIRQEGGFLEYAGVKVPDIAARDRLLAAVKRADIVGIPKLRQPNYQRLATDVFQSYGIDFRSKVLTDSLVNYRLYQDGHLSRLMKGRRVLVVGNLAQPLAEVLAKSGVAVAGAVAQVQGIHDVDRVMGEIRGQNFDLALVSAGIAAVILADAIAAEMGRAALDFGHMANAIIKGEAPLQA; encoded by the coding sequence ATGAAAACAGCGAGAAGGCGCAAAGCCTCCAGCATTCCGATTAAGCGGCGGAAGAGGCGTGCCGTTTCAAAGAGGAAAAATCGCTCGGCAAAGCCCGACAAGCCGCAGGCGGCTAAGTCACCCTATCAGGATGGTTATCAAACCGGTCATCAGGAAGGCTACAGCAAAGGCTATGAAGATGGAAGCAAGCAGGCAGAGGAAGAAAAGACAGACCACCTGCATGGCTGGGAGCTCGCTGAGAAGGCCGGCTACGAGAAAGGGCTGAAAATCGGACGCTACGAGGGCGGCGATGCCATCATCGACGAGCAGCTGCCGGAAACTCATGTGCTTCCAGATACATCCGTAGCACAGATAATCGCCTCGGGCATCGCTGCGCTAGGAGAACGCGTCGTCCATCTTTTGACTGCTGAGCAGGTGGCAGGGCGATTGCTGGAAGCGCTGGAGCAGCGCAAGCCGCTATCTGTCGTGCGTCTTGGTGATGGCGAGCTGTTGACGCTGGCACAGGAAAGTGTGCTGCCGACTGAACAGATTCGCCAGGAGGGCGGGTTTTTAGAGTATGCCGGAGTGAAGGTGCCGGACATTGCTGCACGCGACCGCTTGCTGGCAGCGGTAAAGCGGGCTGACATTGTAGGTATTCCAAAGCTGCGGCAGCCGAACTACCAACGGCTGGCCACGGACGTTTTTCAATCGTATGGCATTGACTTTCGCAGTAAAGTGCTGACAGATTCGCTCGTCAATTATCGTTTGTATCAGGACGGTCATTTGTCCCGTCTGATGAAAGGACGAAGAGTGCTTGTTGTTGGAAATTTGGCGCAGCCGCTCGCCGAAGTGCTCGCTAAGAGCGGCGTGGCGGTTGCAGGAGCTGTTGCGCAGGTTCAAGGAATCCATGATGTGGACCGGGTGATGGGGGAGATCAGAGGGCAAAACTTTGATCTGGCGTTAGTGTCAGCAGGCATTGCGGCTGTAATTCTTGCGGATGCGATAGCAGCAGAAATGGGAAGGGCGGCGCTTGATTTCGGCCATATGGCTAATGCAATCATCAAAGGGGAGGCGCCGTTGCAGGCTTAA
- a CDS encoding glycosyltransferase family 2 protein yields MLTSIIIPTYNRLPLLQEAIYSIRSSTPEAYELIVVDNGSTDGTIEFLREQHITFVGLPGNQGFPAACNWGLRLARGEQLLLLNNDVLVAPGWLGKLRQALLSSKQIGITGPMSNFVSGRQQIEMRGNYTEMAERLGAEAAGNYEEVNRLVGFCLLFSRELMDRIGLLDERFSPGHYEDDDYCYRARQAGYRLLMVKDTFVYHHGSASFKQEGQDAVERLLARNRKLFSDKWGVDPQQFI; encoded by the coding sequence ATGCTGACCAGTATTATTATTCCAACCTATAACCGCTTGCCGCTGCTGCAGGAAGCGATTTATTCCATTCGCAGCAGTACACCGGAAGCTTATGAGCTGATCGTTGTGGATAATGGCTCAACGGATGGCACAATCGAATTTTTACGTGAGCAGCACATTACATTTGTCGGCTTGCCGGGCAATCAGGGCTTTCCTGCCGCCTGCAATTGGGGGCTGCGTCTGGCCCGCGGGGAGCAACTGCTGCTGCTGAACAATGACGTGCTAGTGGCGCCTGGCTGGCTTGGGAAGCTGAGGCAAGCTCTATTAAGCAGTAAGCAGATTGGCATCACGGGGCCGATGTCCAACTTTGTAAGCGGCAGGCAGCAAATCGAAATGCGCGGCAATTATACGGAGATGGCAGAGCGGCTTGGCGCAGAGGCGGCAGGCAATTATGAGGAGGTCAACCGATTGGTTGGCTTTTGCCTGTTGTTTTCACGGGAGCTGATGGACCGAATTGGTCTGCTGGATGAGCGTTTCTCCCCAGGTCATTATGAGGATGATGACTATTGCTATCGTGCGCGGCAAGCAGGTTATCGACTGCTGATGGTTAAGGATACATTCGTTTATCATCATGGCAGTGCAAGCTTTAAACAGGAGGGCCAGGATGCGGTAGAGCGTCTGCTTGCCCGCAATCGGAAGCTGTTTTCAGACAAATGGGGCGTGGATCCGCAGCAGTTTATTTAA
- a CDS encoding glycosyltransferase, translating to MRSRSRKSGRAGRRTPRSSQGGIRRRTARRPAVRWRRQRRGQAQRGGALQPAIIRGLCAKARNGGLAAGLTTRQEPEPADELQHLQRLWHSYRLAANGAASKSAYLACMKAFIEGYFAATGSPAPNWVLLPTNRTVAAVVMAMNEEESMTSMIRQLERLPLHEIVVVVNGSTDMTASKVRESGKAVLIHYAGALGHDVGRAVGARTTVSDIVMFVDADIPVAAEQLLPFIEAVAGGTDMVLNNLSSYMGNFSGRDEVMMLKEFINRSVNRSDLTVNSLTAVPHALSRKAIEAIGAAHLAVPPKAQAIALRYGLKVGTARMVDVIRHNRLRPGNVGMGNQVARLIVGDHLEALAWMMKAGNARLQYTDGVRDRKSARGGGE from the coding sequence TTGAGAAGCCGCAGTAGAAAAAGCGGCCGTGCGGGAAGAAGAACCCCGCGCAGCTCACAAGGCGGCATTCGCCGCCGCACGGCCAGACGTCCGGCGGTACGCTGGCGCAGACAGCGCAGGGGTCAGGCGCAGCGCGGGGGGGCGCTGCAGCCTGCGATCATTCGAGGGCTGTGTGCAAAAGCGCGAAACGGCGGGCTCGCAGCGGGCTTAACGACGAGACAGGAGCCTGAGCCAGCCGATGAGCTGCAGCATCTGCAGCGGTTATGGCATAGCTACCGCCTTGCGGCGAACGGGGCAGCTTCTAAATCAGCATATTTGGCCTGTATGAAGGCCTTCATAGAGGGATATTTTGCCGCTACGGGAAGCCCGGCGCCAAATTGGGTGCTGCTGCCGACTAATCGGACGGTGGCGGCGGTCGTGATGGCGATGAATGAAGAGGAATCTATGACTTCCATGATTCGGCAATTGGAGAGGCTTCCTCTACATGAAATCGTCGTCGTCGTGAACGGCTCGACCGACATGACGGCGAGCAAAGTCCGGGAGAGCGGCAAAGCTGTACTCATTCATTACGCCGGAGCGCTCGGTCATGATGTGGGACGGGCGGTGGGCGCAAGAACAACGGTTTCGGATATCGTAATGTTCGTCGATGCGGATATTCCGGTTGCTGCGGAGCAATTGCTTCCTTTTATTGAAGCAGTCGCTGGAGGGACGGATATGGTGCTCAATAATTTATCTTCTTATATGGGGAATTTTTCAGGAAGAGATGAAGTTATGATGCTGAAGGAATTCATTAACCGCTCGGTGAATCGGTCCGATCTTACGGTTAATTCCTTGACTGCCGTTCCGCATGCGCTCTCCCGCAAAGCGATTGAGGCGATTGGAGCAGCGCATCTGGCCGTTCCGCCGAAGGCGCAGGCGATTGCGCTCCGATATGGCCTCAAGGTAGGTACAGCGAGAATGGTGGATGTCATTCGACATAATCGGCTGCGTCCGGGAAATGTAGGCATGGGCAACCAGGTAGCGAGGCTTATTGTAGGCGACCATCTGGAAGCACTGGCGTGGATGATGAAAGCGGGAAATGCCCGCCTGCAATATACGGACGGAGTAAGGGATCGCAAAAGTGCCCGCGGAGGAGGGGAATAG